The Piliocolobus tephrosceles isolate RC106 unplaced genomic scaffold, ASM277652v3 unscaffolded_27310, whole genome shotgun sequence genome window below encodes:
- the LOC111534945 gene encoding uncharacterized protein LOC111534945 has translation ERVAGRGQAPKGTASASVSRGSVYPLPGPFHPPASAAGAPGRRACQAGHRGGTEQPHWAAAAPAAVPPRTPCAPHPPPSRAGGWQCYRAARPVRSPGCPGSAGCGCQGGPCGRGGRGVQSGESPEQGK, from the exons ATGAGAGGGTGGCGGGGAGAGGTCAGGCCCCCAAGGGCACCGCTAGCGCCAGCGTGAGCAGGGGCTCAGTGTACCCTCTACCTGGTCCCTTCCACCCGCCAGCATCAGCAGCAGGTGCTCCAGGCCGTAGAGCGTGCCAAGCAGGTCACCGTGGGGGAACTGAACAGCCTCATTGGG CAGCAGCAGCTCCAGCCGCTGTCCCACCACGCACCCCCTGTGCCCCTCACCCCCCGCCCAGCCGGGCTGGTGGGTGGCAGTGCTACAGGGCTGCTCGCCCTGTCCGGAGCCCTGGCTGCCCAGGCTCAGCTGGCTGCGGCTGTCAAGGAGGACCGTGCGGGCGTGGAGGCCGAGGGGTCCAGAG